Proteins from one Gossypium raimondii isolate GPD5lz chromosome 8, ASM2569854v1, whole genome shotgun sequence genomic window:
- the LOC105791807 gene encoding LRR receptor-like serine/threonine-protein kinase FEI 1: MGIRLMKYQWPWLLLILFSFILANRIRAISPDGEALLSFRIAIISSDGVLSQWRPEDPDPCKWKGVNCDSKTKRVTTLSLTNHKLSGPISPDLGKLEHLRLLMLHNNNFYGAIPSELGNCTELQGIYLQGNYLSGLIPSELGNLSSLQNLDISSNSLSGSIPPSIGRLDKLVTFNVSNNFLVGPIPSQGVFSNYTASSFVGNRDLCGKQINVACKDDNGGATPYSESPTSAQVGKRKYSGKLLISASATVGALLLVALMCFWGCFLYKKFGKKESRTLAMDVGGGASIVMFHGDLPYSSKDIIKKLETLTEEDIIGTGGFGTVYKLAMDDGNVFALKRIVKMNEGFDRFFERELEILGSIKHRYLVNLRGYCNSPTSKLLIYDFLAGGSLDEALHERSEQLDWEARLNIIMGAAKGLAYLHHDCSPRIIHRDIKSSNILLDSNLEARVSDFGLAKLLEDEESHITTIVAGTFGYLAPEYMASGRATEKTDVYSFGVLVLEVISGKRPTDASFIEKGLNIVGWLNFLITENREREILDPNCEGVQAESLDSLLSVAIQCVCSNPEDRPTMHRVVQLVESEVMTPCPSDFYDSNSD, encoded by the exons ATGGGCATTCGTCTGATGAAATATCAATGGCCATGGCTGCTTCTCATTCTATTCTCTTTTATCCTAGCAAACAGAATCAGAGCTATCAGTCCTGATG GAGAGGCACTTCTGAGCTTTCGGATAGCAATTATTAGTTCAGATGGTGTGCTTTCTCAGTGGAGACCAGAGGATCCTGATCCATGCAAATGGAAAGGGGTGAATTGTGATAGTAAAACCAAGAGAGTGACAACTTT GAGCCTTACCAATCATAAACTGAGTGGTCCTATATCGCCTGACCTTGGGAAGTTGGAGCACTTGAGGCTTTT AATGCTTCATAATAACAACTTTTATGGGGCAATTCCATCAGAGCTGGGTAATTGCACAGAGTTGCAGGGAAT TTATTTGCAGGGTAATTACTTAAGTGGATTAATTCCAAGCGAATTGGGCAATCTTTCTTCACTTCAGAATCT GGATATCTCAAGCAACTCTCTCAGTGGATCTATCCCTCCCTCAATTGGAAGGCTAGATAAGCTTGTTACATT CAATGTGTCAAACAATTTTCTGGTTGGGCCTATACCATCGCAAGGTGTCTTCAGCAACTATACAGCTAGCTC TTTTGTTGGAAATCGTGATTTATGTGGAAAGCAGATCAATGTAGCATGCAAAGATGACAATGGGGGAGCTACACCGTATTCTGAGTCACCTACTTCAG CTCAAGTTGGTAAAAGGAAATACTCCGGAAAGCTTCTCATTAGTGCATCAGCAACTGTAGGTGCACTGCTTTTGGTGGCACTTATGTGTTTTTGGGGGTGCTTCCTATACAAGAAGTTTGGTAAAAAAGAGAGCAGAACTCTTGCCATGGATGTCGGTGGAG GGGCATCAATTGTTATGTTTCATGGAGACTTGCCATACTCTTCAAAAGACATCATTAAGAAATTGGAAACTTTGACTGAGGAAGACATTATAGGTACTGGGGGGTTTGGGACAGTGTACAAGCTTGCAATGGATGATGGCAATGTGTTTGCATTGAAACGAATTGTGAAGATGAATGAGGGATTTGATCGTTTTTTTGAAAGAGAGCTTGAGATTCTTGGAAGCATAAAACATCGATACCTTGTGAATTTGCGAGGATATTGTAATTCACCTACATCAAAGCTGTTAATCTATGATTTCCTGGCTGGTGGTAGCCTTGATGAAGCTCTTCATG AACGATCTGAGCAGTTAGACTGGGAAGCACGTTTGAACATTATTATGGGAGCAGCAAAAGGGCTGGCTTATCTACACCACGATTGTTCTCCAAGGATCATACACCGTGACATAAAGTCCAGCAATATTTTACTTGATAGCAACTTGGAAGCTCGAGTATCGGACTTTGGACTTGCAAAACTGTTAGAGGATGAAGAATCTCATATTACAACCATTGTCGCAGGAACTTTTGGTTATTTGGCTCCAG AGTATATGGCAAGTGGGAGAGCAACTGAGAAGACTGATGTCTATAGTTTTGGGGTTTTGGTGCTTGAAGTCATAAGTGGCAAGAGACCTACTGATGCATCTTTCATTGAAAAGGGCCTCAACATCGTTGGCTGG ttaaatttcttaattacGGAGAATAGAGAGCGAGAGATTTTAGATCCGAATTGTGAGGGGGTTCAGGCAGAAAGCCTTGATTCTTTGCTCTCAGTTGCAATCCAGTGTGTTTGTTCAAACCCAGAGGATCGACCCACCATGCACAGGGTGGTGCAGTTGGTTGAATCAGAGGTTATGACTCCATGCCCAAGTGATTTTTATGATTCCAACTCTGATTGA
- the LOC105791808 gene encoding uncharacterized protein LOC105791808, whose amino-acid sequence MALAVSLSASSCTCFHTHLPYSNSNRYKTSSINLPLRLNLHDNAPNSNKNSLLLSISASTFVFVGLGLCICSSASALTPLPRHFQKVDSSSAATLQEEDDEKSDAAFKIWKSKSYALTVPLSMVALQGSIPPSWSKDFISSQSRRLKLQTKFRPTLEDIFTQLCLPFTQAKAKVNIGPASPAAADILTLGDSWLPLAIKKAVIEPITAAEHQDWFKDLSRKWKVYLRRNLNGDIDPQGQIWAAPYRWGTMVIAYKKTKFQKKNLPPMQDWADLWRPELAGRISMVNSPREVVGAVLKYMGASYNTTDIDLQVAGGRNAVLQNLELLARQVKLFDSANYLRAFSVGDVWVAVGWSSDVLPVAKRMSNVAVVVPKSGASLWADLWAIPAASRLETNRIGGRVRGPSPLMHQWVEFCLQAASGLPFRQGITAGASPAALDSGPVKLPEELTKGKPKLDSNLVAGVPPPEILERCEFLEPLSDATLSDYQWLIDNMPKSGPGIIDHVLSIFGTLKRLKLSWI is encoded by the exons ATGGCATTAGCAGTATCCCTTAGCGCTTCTTCTTGTACCTGCTTCCACACCCACCTCCCCTATTCCAACTCAAACAGATACAAAACCTCCTCCATCAACTTACCTCTTCGCCTCAATCTCCATGACAACGCCCCAAATTCCAACAAAAACTCGTTGCTTCTTAGTATTTCTGCCTCAACTTTTGTGTTTGTGGGTTTGGGTCTTTGCATTTGCTCCTCCGCTTCCGCCCTTACTCCACTGCCCCGTCACTTCCAAAAAg TGGACAGCAGTTCAGCAGCAACACtacaagaagaagatgatgagaaATCGGACGCAGCTTTTAAGATTTGGAAATCTAAATCTTATGCTCTCACGGTTCCTCTTTCCATGGTTGCTCTTCAGGGCTCCATACCTCCCTCTTGGTCCAAGGATTTCATCTCCTCTCAATCCAGGCGCTTAAAGCTCCAAACCAAATTCCGCCCAACTCTTGAAGATATATTCACTCAGTTATGCCTGCCCTTTACCCAAGCCAAAGCCAAAGTGAATATTGGGCCTGCATCTCCAGCTGCTGCTGATATTCTCACCCTAGGTGACTCTTGGCTCCCTTTAGCTATTAAAAAAGCTGTTATTGAACCCATTACTGCTGCTGAACACCAGGATTGGTTTAAGGATTTAAGTCGCAAATGGAAG GTTTATCTACGCAGGAACCTCAATGGAGATATTGATCCACAAGGTCAGATATGGGCTGCACCCTATCGATGGGGTACCATGGTCATAGCATATaagaaaaccaaatttcaaaagaaaaacttgCCTCCTATGCAG GATTGGGCAGATTTGTGGCGGCCTGAACTTGCTGGAAGAATTTCAATGGTGAATTCCCCCAGAGAGGTTGTCGGTGCAGTTTTGAAGTACATGGGTGCATCATACAACACAACAGACATTGACTTGCAAGTTGCTGGTGGGAGGAATGCTGTCCTGCAGAATCTTGAATTACTTGCAAGACAG GTTAAATTATTCGACAGTGCAAACTATCTCAGAGCATTTTCAGTGGGAGATGTTTGGGTGGCTGTTGGGTGGAGTAGTGATGTTCTTCCAGTTGCAAAGCGTATGTCAAACGTTGCAGTTGTTGTTCCCAAGTCTGGAGCAAGCTTATGGGCTGATCTATGG GCAATCCCAGCTGCCTCGAGACTTGAAACAAACCGTATTGGGGGCCGTGTCAGAGGTCCATCTCCGCTAATGCATCAATGGGTGGAATTCTGTTTACAGGCAGCGAGTGGCCTCCCTTTCAGGCAAGGGATAACTGCTGGCGCATCTCCGGCTGCCCTGGACAGTGGTCCCGTCAAATTGCCTGAAGAGCTCACTAAAGGTAAGCCAAAGCTAGACTCAAATCTAGTTGCTGGAGTGCCACCACCTGAAATATTGGAAAGGTGCGAGTTCTTGGAGCCATTATCTGATGCAACATTGTCCGATTATCAATGGCTCATTGATAACATGCCCAAATCTGGCCCTGGTATTATAGATCATGTCTTGTCAATATTTGGAACTTTGAAGAGGCTGAAATTGAGTTGGATTTAG